The Myxocyprinus asiaticus isolate MX2 ecotype Aquarium Trade chromosome 6, UBuf_Myxa_2, whole genome shotgun sequence region GActaatcaaccatcagaatggggaaaaaatgtcatctcagtgatttcgaccatggcatgattgttggtgccagatgggctggtttgagtatttctgtaactgctgatctcctgggattttcacttaCAACAGTCTCTAacgtttactccgaatggtgccaaaaaccaaaaacatccagtaagcggcagttctgcggacggaaatgccttgttgatgagagaggtcaacggagaatggccagactggttcgagctgacagaaaggctacggtaactctgataaccactctgtacaattgtagtgagcagaatagcatctcagaatgcacaacacatcgaaccttgaggcagatgggctataaCAGCTGAGGACCACGTTGGCCATTTTATTagaccatagtgttcttaataaagtgttcagtgaatgTATATTTCATTCAACACAAAATCAATCACATTAGCAAATTACTTAATTCAAAACAACATCTGCTATTTTTACTTCAAAGTGGTCTGAACCTTATCTCAGCATCCATTATTGGACTCCTCACCTGAGGTTCAGGTTTTATAGGGGGCAGTGGGCGTGGCCTTCCATTCTCGTCTAGCACCTCAAACGTCATAAAGGCACTGTTAATGTGCCTCAGAGGTTCCTCTCCTTGATAGGCTTCAGCACATACGCCTACCTCCATACTGTCACACCAGAGATCCTGCTGCATGACCATTATTGTGTAGACATAAAAAGCTGAATGCAGTGCTTAGCTGCCTATTATACAGGCTCACCTGTTCTTGAATGTGTTGTTGACAATGGCTTTCAGAATCAAGCGATCTCCAACCTGGGAGGGGCCTCTAAAGTAAAACATGTCTATGGTCCGCAGGGTGGGATGAGCATTACATAAACGGCTGTTTTGAAGAAATAGCtattacagtgaaagtgaaacaTTTAATATGTGAAGTTGAGAAATGTATAATCAAGAAAGAGCTGTAAGATAGTGTTTCATGTTTTTAATCCCTGAAAATAAGCAACAAAAATGTCATCATGGAAGTCTCTCGTGTACCTGTTTGTGACAACATTACAAACCTTGAACTCTGATCTAGTGTGGGATGAGGGTTTGAGAAGGCTAAATATTAGTATAAAAGTGCACTTTGTATGTGTAGCATATCCAAATGACACACCTGGCTGCGATATTAGCGACATTTTCCATCCAGGCCATAATTTGGCCTCCGAATGTGTTGACCTGATGATTGGCATGGGGAGGAAGTACCAGCTCAACACTCTCCACTCGAGTTCTTTCTGTCGAAACAGCCGCCAATTCATCACGGCTCTCTGCCCCTGGCACATAAACAATCCCTCCTCAAGACACAAAATAGACGCTTCAAAGGAACTTAAATAGTCTAGATCAGATACAGTCACTCAAGGCTGTCTGAGGTATTGCCACATGGGCCTAAGCATTCTGTCTGCGGACGTAAGTGTAGTAAGTAAGGGTATGGTCTTGCACTAGAGGGAACTATCTTTTACGAAACTTACCCTCACTGATACTTCTTTGGAAGGTCTTGTTATTGAGCAAGTCCTGCATGATGTCATGGTGAATGAGTCTCATTCTTCTCCTCTCAGCTGCTAAACTGTGCTCCACCTGCTCTCTGTGTGTGCAGGGAACTACCTGCTTAAGCTGCACCTGCAATCATTGTTCGGACAGGTTTATTATCTTCATAATACTTTAATagttaatttataatttaatagtaGTCACTGGTTCTAAAATATATTCCATCAACTtaaaccaaacagaattgcaaaaataatgactgttttcaaacaatctcCAATCTTCAATTGTTCATGCAAACAGGAGGTCGTGCCCTAatctcacaccactggttgagacaATAATGCCATGTAAATGTTGAGccggtcaaacaaacagattgtaTTGCAATTACATTTGGTGCTGCTTGTGGTGCacaaattacacactgcagctttaacaAAATCTAGGGTAGTTAAATCAGTTTATACTGCCCTAACTACATCAACACTGAAACTCAGACAAATGGcttcaatgttttttgttttttttaatagtcCCAGCAAATATggattataaaataatttcactcTGTGTTCTGTGAActtgagcatagttgagccaaactcaTCTGTCGCAgaacagatcatagtctaaggctacattcacactaataggtttttgtttgaaaacacattaatttaacaCTAGAACACGGTTTTCTTCCACCCAAAACTAagcatttcgaaaacgctctccattactgcatactacggctgggcgatatggcttcaaaaattatatctcaatattttcagCTTCTTTACTcaatatatatctcaataattatgtatttgttctgaaatggcattaaaagtgtgtgtttttttttctccatcatttAAACCAAACAGCCACTGAAGCCAAGCAGACTGAAAATATttaatgcatgaaataaaaatctaaagaTAATGAaagcatgttttacactaaattaacacaaggaaGGACGATatataatcattttcatttatataaaccccccaaaaaaacagtaaaaaaaaacactatttgcatacatatagtgtatttttactaaaacattttttgtgaatgaatagGGAGTTCACTCACTTTTTGGAGCTCAGTTGAATTTGACTATGCTACAATATAATACTGGtttattaatatgattattattataattattatgaggATTATATTtgattgctttggataaaagcgccaaaatcataaatgtatatttgttttgtacaatagtaacatatatatttttgtcatatttacttcacctagagcttttattttggcagacagCTGAAAGTGATGTCATATTTACTTCACCTCCATCTggtgcttttattttggtggaacactTAAAGTGCACTGCAGTGTCAGTGTGTATTTGACACACTGACAAACAGCATTTTTAATTTTGctcattacaaatctggtgaaacgctgtcaCCTTTTTTCTGATGCCGTGtcccatatttaaaaatgtttctaaTAACTTTTAGTGGTAACAAAGGAATAGCGTAAATGTGTGAATCTGCAACCATTTGCCTTCATGCATGCAAACCTCTCTGAGGCCGCTGAAAAGAGCTTATCATTCAAGCTTCTTGGTATCATTAGCCCCTCACACGCACAcacccattaaagggatagttcacccaaaaataaaaattcaccctcatcccatcccagatgtgtatgactttcttctgcagaacacaagtgaagatttttagaagaatatctccactctgtatgtccacacaatgcaagtgaatggtgatctttATAGacctttatagctccaaaaagcacatcaaggcagcataaaagtaatccataagactccagtggttcaatccatatcttcagaagtgatatgataggtgtggatgagaagcagatcaataattaaattattttttactttataaattacacatttacatcTGAAATCCTGTTAAGTTTAACTTTCACATCGGAAAGTaatagtgaaagtggagatttagagcaaaaaaaggacttaaattctaaattggctataactttttatcacactaaaatcatgttaacatgaatactGTTTActtcttttggctatacttttgaaacagtaagtctGTTAACACAATAAACtggccctcattcacttctattgtaaatgcctcactgtgtaacccagatttttgcttttttttaaagaaaaggagggaggagttgaaattattttttgtggtaatcaatattatgctacaaatgctgttgactgagcttaacttatattgtacagggaacattcctttaaagcacacacagaccatgATTTAACTGAATTAAATAGCCTTTTGCGATTTATTTGCATTTGACTATAATTAGATTTTGATGTTATTCTgatgaattgtgcagccctgaatgaTCGTAAAATGAGTGGAATGACACgttctttagaaaatgtagtggccaaataaaaagcacacttCAGTCATTGTGATATTaacgatattgcttaattttatatagcCAGCAAAATCAAAGCAATAATATAGTGTACActcaatatatcgcccagcccacaTCATACTctggaaaacgatgacattaggcAACTGAAAATGGATGTTTCAAAcctaaacggattagtgtggatgtggcctaagagaCCTGATTTCGCTTTCAGcgaaattttgacaaaatgtgtaattactgcattttgcctttgtagggcagtatgtgtttaaaaaaaaaaaaaaaagtgtttttcttaaacatatttgttttaaaatttctGCATTTTCATGAActgatatataatttatatatattattagtggATTCAGGACTTATTGTAAAAACTGTCATCTCACACCTTGTTTGTCCCTGTGCGTCTGGCAACAAATGTGGCAAAAGCCTGACAGACTCTCCAATGTCGGCCACTATGCAGGTCCTCACAGCTGACCTCTATCCCCACCTCAAACACACACCAAAACATTTGCATTTGACACCAATACAAGTTATTTGACATCATACtgataaaaaaaagtcataaagtaAAGAGAATACATTAAAGTACACTGCGAGGGTACACTCTGAAAAACTTCAGTGGGTATTGGTAGAGGTAAACTCTAGATATGAAAATACACTGTAAATTACTTTGAACTCTGAATTCTGGGTAGTCTAAGACTAATTtgatttaacaataaaaaatatcccTTAACTAGGCTGAAAAAGAAATTTGGCTATTACCTCCATGCTTGAGTTGAAGGCTCTGTTGACTTTGGCTTTGATGTTGACTACTTGTCcaacactgaaaataaataaatgtgtctttaaagtaaaatataaacaGAGAGTAAATTACATTGGCGTATGACATATTAGTGTTTTTTCCCACATTGGTCTTTTATAACTGAGCATCTCCTTACTAATCAAAGTTATGTTTGATTGCTGTTGTTGTATTCCCACATTCTGACAGAGTAATTAACACTTTTTGCCTAATAGTAGTTTAATAGCGCAAAAAAAGCTCCCTAAGGCAAAATGACTTGCTGGTTAGGATGTTTTTCAAAAGAGACTGCGACATGGTTCTAATTATCTAAAATATAAGAGATATCTCTTGCATACCCAATGGTGTGCTCGAAGTAGATGTCATCAACAGATGCTGTTACACAGGGGCATCCAGCATGTCTCTCAGCTGGAATGAAAGAAGATAAAGCAATAAGACTCTTGAAACTAATGAATCCCACACAATTTATAGACAATTTAACTGTCTCATCGAGTTATCTAACTGGGCCCTATTTATGACTGACAGATTTAATGTGAGAAATTTCCCAAACACATCCAATAATTCATTTAGCACAGTCAAAGTAATGTTTTTGCAGTCTAGAACACATTCAGTTGTCCTGCGCGCAGCTACATAATGTTTGCTCTAGGCTAGCTCAGCCATTGCAAACAAATCCTCAGCATTATCACACATATCCTCATAAAGAGAACTTCTGGAGTCGTTACAATGCAGGTCAAAGGTGCTTCATTCATTGTGCAAACTCACCGGACAGACATGCTGTGCAGTCCATCCATTTGAGCAGCTGTCCAATGCTCAGTTCCCTGCAGTTGTTTGCATGGCAGGGCAGCACTATCTGGCTCATCTTCACCTCTGAAGGGTTGCGATGCTGCCCTTCACCCTCCAGATGATGGTCCTGTAGGTTCTCCATAAGACTGGACTCTGATGCCATGCTGATGGGTTTAGGGTCCTTTTGCAGAGAGCACTAAAATGTTACATACTAATATTACAAATCAATTACCACACAAGTATTAAAAGTGATGCTGAATTTTAaataagcagggactaaaaacaaaatgttctgcatttcggtttgttctgagcaaaaactgtatttttttcattccggttcagaagttctgcagcctcctttccaaaaggttaccagttaggaacaaaataaaagaacggttaataacattcttttaaaaatgacagtaatctgtgctaaggggtgggtgaaataccaaatTGCAGTGTTCCCAGATCTCGCAAGACAAACAAGCAACattgtctggaaaaacaagcccaaaataagccacttacctcaccaaaataagcagggtttttttcccccagtgtggTGGATttttcagcatagaaatcataacaagaaGTTAATTaaaagttaagtataattttatttacagatctgtttctgagtcaaaacccagcGGCATccaatctgtattaatgcatcatatctaacaataaatcagtgaagacttggaaacaactgagaaatgtactttttacctctaataatgttttcattttacctggattagccatgcatgtatatgtagtaattatacatagttgttaaaaagctcttcattcacagaatgcgacatccacaacaggcaattaggcaaagaatgTGTGATGCagaagtttccttcaggatcaaagcacatttcATTTTTTCGGGGAACATTAAGTGATGTAGTTCcagaaatttactgtgataaaccctttggcatttggtttcatgaaaaaattatcgtaacaaaattaaccagttataaccgctttccagcatttaaaaataacgttttcactccggaacaattgaaaatcactttgttccggttttcggttacgttctgctaaaactttcattcgttttcggttttcgttccttgaaccgttagTGTTTAATGcaatgatttattcatttatccatttatttattattagagGTGTTTTGTAATggacagtgctgggtagattactttttaattgtaatctggtactgattacaaattacatgactaaaatagGAATCAACACcttttttaggtaatctaatctgattgcttttggattacttttgacctaattcttgtttatttgatgtcacatgcatttgagtaggataagattgtaccattttgacaatggtgcttaaatgtaaagtaaaaaatgtacttaatggatcaaaatatgatattttctttgtctgtttctaagtgaaataaaaaaagcacttaaaatgtTTGTACTCTGGAAATTTTGTCATTACAAATGACAACAGATCAGATCAGTTATATGTGTGAATCGATGTCACAAAAGTTGTTGCAAAAGCGCATTCATGTAAATTTTATAACAgcgagtacaaaagcaattcatgAAACTAAACAACTTTACTGCACTAATCTGTTGTGCATTTACAGTTTGTGTGGTTACCGCTCCATTttcagtgtaattatggctggTGGCTAATATCAGGTCTGTATGTGCAATAACACTACCGACCCCCTCCATTTGAAAAAATGTGAAGACTTATCGAATTTACATCAGCTGTAGGCTGATTTACAATGAAACATGTAAACTATTGAAGAAGAAGAATTAGagggataaataaataataaacaatttactgcctttgcctgattaatatgtaattatgtaatacaCAAAAAGttgatgtaatctgattacaagtattttaaaatgtaatttaatctaattacaagaatttggttttgtaatctgattacgtaatccagattacatgttaCCCAGCACTggtaatgtaataataaaatggTTATCTAAAAAGTAGGCTACATAAAGGATTTACATGAACGAAtactaataattaaatatatatatataaaataaaattacaaaaaactctttttttccccctggtCCAGTAGACTTGAAGTTGAAAACTTTGAGTTTCATCTTAGTTGCCAGCACACTGAACATCTTGAGGCACTTCAGAAATAAACTGGTGGTGATGTCATTGTATCTAAATAGCTCACAACTTGCAATTACACGTAAATCTCACAACTTGCAATTACACGTAAATCTCACAACTTGCAATTACACGTAAATCTCACAACTTGCAATTACACGTTGCAACGTATTACTTCCAATCTTACTGATTGCGCAATCTTCCGTAACTTCTAAAGTCAAACTCTTTTAATTTACTGTCAAATAACTTTCCATTTTATTCGCTGTACCAATAACTTAATCTACAAACTCACTTTCTTTAACATAAGTATATGTTATGTGTAAGTTTGTGGTTAACGCAGTACATTTACATTGTACCGAACAGACGTGCAACCGTTGTAACTATGTTGCAGTCAAGACTAGACGTGCTTTGATGCAtagattatatacagtataattcacGCCCTTACCGCGATTTGATTTGGGAGTACGGTTAAATTCTAGACAGCAACCTTGAAACTCGCAAGACCGTCATAACTCCATTGATACACACACAGCGAGTTCACGGAAGCCCTGCTCCGCACGCGAGGTCAGCGGAATGAGATGCACTACCTTGTACCAGCAGCACTTCAACCGCGCGAAGACGTGTTCAATATCTTCACCGCCCCTTGTCTCATGTTTACATATTTTCCGTCATGTACACGGAGCTATAAGCACCCTTCTCGTATACCTATAACTACACCTCTCAAAAATGTGAGTAAACCTcaaagaaaaaacatgtttttataaaaatagaCCGTTTTGACACCTGTTTTAATGCTGCTGGCTAATTTGCTGTCATGTGTAAACCGACAGGTGGCGCAACAAAACTTTGAAAGCAGTTGTGACTACAACACGAGACAGTTGATGAATTAGATAAGGGCTGATTTATAGAAACAAACAGCCAGCGCTCCTTTAACAGAAAACTGAGGTAGGTTCataattattctatttttttaatgattaaaatccACCAACAGCTCAAAATTAATAGCCCGTCAATTTCGAAGAGGTTGCTCTCATGGTTTTAACTTTTTTGCAAATGAGGGAATTCTGAGCTGTGTCGAACTCAGTCATTGGTCTATATACCTGTCAATCATGTACCACAGGTCCCCGCCCACAGTTCATGATCTGACTGTGGACACTGGCCAGGGTCGGTTGAAGCGGATGGGGTCAGAGGCGGGCCACACGTTGACAGCTGGAGCAGAAGGAAACACATCGCAGTCAAGCTGGCAGACGCGTTTGTGTTAAACGCTAGACATGTTCACGAAGAGTAAAGGGACCGCGGTGCCATCGGACGGGCAAGCGCGAGAAAAGTAAGTCTGATCTCTTTATGTTGACAAGCTGATTCTCATGCACAGCTGATTTGATGTGGATATAATGCCAACTCCAGTTACGACAATTCCAGTGATGTTATAGTGGAAAACTGatatatgtttcatgtttatatatatatatatatatatatatatttgtaatattttttcctCAATAGGTTAAGTTCACTCTCTTTGAATTATGTTGTTTGTATCTCTTCATGTGAGAAGAATATTTCTCGCATTATTTCAGTTTGCAAACGCCCTTTACAGTTTATACGGCGTTTTATCGTTTTATTATCGCTCTGTTTACTGTAGATTTGTTCCTCGATGACATTTGAGCTGTTAATCATTATAATGCTTAATTGCTCAAAGAGTCATCAGGAAATGTAGTATGTAGATGCAAGCAGTTGTTGCTTGAGGCAACGTGCTGAATCTCTGGGAAAGATATAAGTATTAGTTGGACAGAAAGAAATCTGAGAGTTTTATtggattgcatctttttttttttttttttttttacaggttggCACTGTACGTCTATGAATACTTGCTACATGTTGGAGCACAGAAATCTGCACAGACGTTTTTATCAGAGGTGTGTATGAAGTATACAGTACATctttttccttaaagggatagttactcaccttcatg contains the following coding sequences:
- the LOC127442796 gene encoding acyl-coenzyme A thioesterase 11-like isoform X4 gives rise to the protein MASESSLMENLQDHHLEGEGQHRNPSEVKMSQIVLPCHANNCRELSIGQLLKWMDCTACLSAERHAGCPCVTASVDDIYFEHTIGVGQVVNIKAKVNRAFNSSMEVGIEVSCEDLHSGRHWRVCQAFATFVARRTGTNKVQLKQVVPCTHREQVEHSLAAERRRMRLIHHDIMQDLLNNKTFQRSISEGGIVYVPGAESRDELAAVSTERTRVESVELVLPPHANHQVNTFGGQIMAWMENVANIAASRLCNAHPTLRTIDMFYFRGPSQVGDRLILKAIVNNTFKNSMEVGVCAEAYQGEEPLRHINSAFMTFEVLDENGRPRPLPPIKPEPQEGRRRYQEALARKKIRLDRKYIISCKQTEVPLSVPWDPSNQVYLSYNNVSALKMLAAKNSWVLSSKKNLVSLYTVEESQSLCFRVESEVDVPAHRAFTLVSDLSRRHEWDQHYTLCELLIRVNEDDCIYRVVTPSVGEGGKVQDFILLASRRLPCERIHMLLPYNQSPYLPTRLQRSSTGVRWSVLGSSFMRCQKVSRRFLTIIRLVQEYCHTSPLTSQASRPVSTQHSVHVAST
- the LOC127442796 gene encoding acyl-coenzyme A thioesterase 11-like isoform X5, with protein sequence MASESSLMENLQDHHLEGEGQHRNPSEVKMSQIVLPCHANNCRELSIGQLLKWMDCTACLSAERHAGCPCVTASVDDIYFEHTIGVGQVVNIKAKVNRAFNSSMEVGIEVSCEDLHSGRHWRVCQAFATFVARRTGTNKVQLKQVVPCTHREQVEHSLAAERRRMRLIHHDIMQDLLNNKTFQRSISEGGIVYVPGAESRDELAAVSTERTRVESVELVLPPHANHQVNTFGGQIMAWMENVANIAARGPSQVGDRLILKAIVNNTFKNSMEVGVCAEAYQGEEPLRHINSAFMTFEVLDENGRPRPLPPIKPEPQEGRRRYQEALARKKIRLDRKYIISCKQTEVPLSVPWDPSNQVYLSYNNVSALKMLAAKNSWVLSSKKNLVSLYTVEESQSLCFRVESEVDVPAHRAFTLVSDLSRRHEWDQHYTLCELLIRVNEDDCIYRVVTPSVGEGGKVQDFILLASRRLPCESGDPYVIALQSVTLPTHPPTEEFNRGEVVCAGFIIYEVSKSVSKISYYNQAGPGVLPYISTDIAGLSSSFYSTFCACSQYLMENRVTSPLLASATL
- the LOC127442796 gene encoding acyl-coenzyme A thioesterase 11-like isoform X1, whose protein sequence is MASESSLMENLQDHHLEGEGQHRNPSEVKMSQIVLPCHANNCRELSIGQLLKWMDCTACLSAERHAGCPCVTASVDDIYFEHTIGVGQVVNIKAKVNRAFNSSMEVGIEVSCEDLHSGRHWRVCQAFATFVARRTGTNKVQLKQVVPCTHREQVEHSLAAERRRMRLIHHDIMQDLLNNKTFQRSISEGGIVYVPGAESRDELAAVSTERTRVESVELVLPPHANHQVNTFGGQIMAWMENVANIAASRLCNAHPTLRTIDMFYFRGPSQVGDRLILKAIVNNTFKNSMEVGVCAEAYQGEEPLRHINSAFMTFEVLDENGRPRPLPPIKPEPQEGRRRYQEALARKKIRLDRKYIISCKQTEVPLSVPWDPSNQVYLSYNNVSALKMLAAKNSWVLSSKKNLVSLYTVEESQSLCFRVESEVDVPAHRAFTLVSDLSRRHEWDQHYTLCELLIRVNEDDCIYRVVTPSVGEGGKVQDFILLASRRLPCESGDPYVIALQSVTLPTHPPTEEFNRGEVVCAGFIIYEVSKSVSKISYYNQAGPGVLPYISTDIAGLSSSFYSTFCACSQYLMENRVTSPLLASATL
- the LOC127442796 gene encoding acyl-coenzyme A thioesterase 11-like isoform X3 is translated as MASESSLMENLQDHHLEGEGQHRNPSEVKMSQIVLPCHANNCRELSIGQLLKWMDCTACLSAERHAGCPCVTASVDDIYFEHTIGVGQVVNIKAKVNRAFNSSMEVGIEVSCEDLHSGRHWRVCQAFATFVARRTGTNKVQLKQVVPCTHREQVEHSLAAERRRMRLIHHDIMQDLLNNKTFQRSISEESRDELAAVSTERTRVESVELVLPPHANHQVNTFGGQIMAWMENVANIAASRLCNAHPTLRTIDMFYFRGPSQVGDRLILKAIVNNTFKNSMEVGVCAEAYQGEEPLRHINSAFMTFEVLDENGRPRPLPPIKPEPQEGRRRYQEALARKKIRLDRKYIISCKQTEVPLSVPWDPSNQVYLSYNNVSALKMLAAKNSWVLSSKKNLVSLYTVEESQSLCFRVESEVDVPAHRAFTLVSDLSRRHEWDQHYTLCELLIRVNEDDCIYRVVTPSVGEGGKVQDFILLASRRLPCESGDPYVIALQSVTLPTHPPTEEFNRGEVVCAGFIIYEVSKSVSKISYYNQAGPGVLPYISTDIAGLSSSFYSTFCACSQYLMENRVTSPLLASATL
- the LOC127442796 gene encoding acyl-coenzyme A thioesterase 11-like isoform X2 is translated as MASESSLMENLQDHHLEGEGQHRNPSEVKMSQIVLPCHANNCRELSIGQLLKWMDCTACLSAERHAGCPCVTASVDDIYFEHTIGVGQVVNIKAKVNRAFNSSMEVGIEVSCEDLHSGRHWRVCQAFATFVARRTGTNKVQLKQVVPCTHREQVEHSLAAERRRMRLIHHDIMQDLLNNKTFQRSISEGAESRDELAAVSTERTRVESVELVLPPHANHQVNTFGGQIMAWMENVANIAASRLCNAHPTLRTIDMFYFRGPSQVGDRLILKAIVNNTFKNSMEVGVCAEAYQGEEPLRHINSAFMTFEVLDENGRPRPLPPIKPEPQEGRRRYQEALARKKIRLDRKYIISCKQTEVPLSVPWDPSNQVYLSYNNVSALKMLAAKNSWVLSSKKNLVSLYTVEESQSLCFRVESEVDVPAHRAFTLVSDLSRRHEWDQHYTLCELLIRVNEDDCIYRVVTPSVGEGGKVQDFILLASRRLPCESGDPYVIALQSVTLPTHPPTEEFNRGEVVCAGFIIYEVSKSVSKISYYNQAGPGVLPYISTDIAGLSSSFYSTFCACSQYLMENRVTSPLLASATL